In one window of Methanolobus mangrovi DNA:
- a CDS encoding HAD family hydrolase → MKEKKIKGVIFDMDNTLFDFVKAKIAACTAIIKHIGTGDPHELLSYFRRDKYGFEDVENISDYLVEYDLYSQEIFQECCTIYQREKIHTIELYPDVKRTMLELKSMELSIGILTDADKMNARKRLQKVDLCGCFDSLFTFDMTGWKKPSHEPFMYALDSMGLAAHETLFVGDSLRRDISPSKQIGMMAVYAVYGDCNPPVDSQFVEEKPDHVINNFRDLLAIIQNGNKCENDGI, encoded by the coding sequence ATGAAAGAAAAAAAGATAAAAGGCGTCATTTTTGATATGGACAACACCCTTTTTGATTTTGTGAAAGCCAAAATAGCTGCCTGTACGGCCATTATAAAACATATTGGAACAGGTGACCCACATGAGCTATTATCTTATTTCCGCAGGGATAAGTATGGATTTGAGGACGTGGAAAATATCAGTGATTACCTGGTAGAATATGACTTATACTCTCAAGAGATTTTCCAGGAATGCTGTACGATATACCAGAGAGAGAAGATCCACACCATTGAACTTTATCCTGATGTGAAAAGAACCATGCTTGAGCTAAAGAGCATGGAACTTAGTATTGGAATACTCACAGATGCCGACAAAATGAATGCCCGAAAAAGGCTTCAGAAAGTTGATCTGTGTGGTTGCTTTGATTCCCTTTTCACTTTCGATATGACAGGATGGAAGAAGCCTTCCCATGAACCTTTCATGTATGCACTTGATTCAATGGGACTTGCGGCTCATGAAACTCTTTTTGTGGGAGACAGTCTCCGAAGGGACATCAGCCCATCAAAACAAATCGGGATGATGGCCGTGTATGCAGTATATGGAGACTGCAACCCCCCTGTTGACAGTCAATTCGTAGAAGAAAAACCAGACCATGTGATCAATAATTTCAGGGACCTGCTCGCAATCATTCAGAATGGGAATAAATGTGAAAATGACGGAATATGA